The Thermoclostridium stercorarium subsp. stercorarium DSM 8532 genome contains a region encoding:
- the gyrB gene encoding DNA topoisomerase (ATP-hydrolyzing) subunit B: protein MNSEVEKDKKYDEEQIQVLEGIEAVRKRPGMYIGSTSVRGLHHLVYEILDNSIDEALAGFCDKIKVIIHKDNSVTNIDNGRGIPVGIHPKMGIPTLEVVHTTLHSGGKFGGSGYKVSGGLHGVGAAVVNALSEWMVVEVMRDGKRYRQRYERGKAVTGIEIVGEADSTGTITTFKPDPEIFEVVEFDYEMLLKRFREIAFLNKGLTIQFIDERGDEVKENILHYEGGIISFVKYINQNKDVIHDDIIYLEGQKENMEIEIAFQYTDSFNENIFSYANNIPTTEGGTHVTGFKAAITKVINDYARKINMLKDNDKNLSGEDVREGITAIINMKLTDPQFEGQTKTKLGNADVRQFVENLVTEKLQYILEENPKTARIIVEKSLASYRAREAARKARELTKRKSAMENFSLPGKLADCQEKDPRLCELFIVEGDSAGGSAKMGRDRRYQAILPLWGKMLNVEKSRADKVYGNDKLTPIITALGAGFGDDMDLSKLRYHKVIIMADADVDGHHIRTLLLTFFYRYMRPLIENGHVYIALPPLYKVSKGKEEYYVYNDNELEKLLKEKGWKRGEGSLIIQRFKGLGEMNPEQLWETTMDPKTRKMLKVDLNNPVEAEEIFTILMGEKVEPRKEFIHQYAKKVNNLDV, encoded by the coding sequence GTTCAACTTCCGTCAGAGGGCTTCATCATCTGGTATACGAAATTCTCGATAACAGTATTGATGAAGCTCTGGCCGGTTTTTGCGACAAAATAAAGGTAATTATTCATAAGGATAACAGTGTAACCAATATTGACAACGGCCGGGGAATTCCTGTAGGAATACATCCAAAAATGGGTATTCCAACTCTTGAAGTTGTTCATACCACACTTCATTCAGGGGGAAAATTCGGAGGCTCGGGTTATAAGGTTTCAGGGGGGCTTCACGGCGTTGGTGCTGCAGTGGTAAACGCGCTGTCGGAATGGATGGTAGTCGAAGTAATGAGGGACGGAAAAAGGTACAGACAGCGTTATGAAAGAGGAAAGGCCGTAACAGGAATAGAAATAGTCGGTGAGGCTGATTCTACCGGGACCATTACTACGTTTAAGCCCGATCCTGAGATTTTTGAGGTAGTGGAATTTGACTATGAGATGTTGCTGAAAAGGTTTCGTGAAATTGCTTTTTTAAATAAAGGGCTGACTATACAGTTTATAGACGAAAGAGGCGATGAGGTAAAAGAAAATATTTTGCATTATGAAGGCGGTATAATTTCTTTTGTTAAATATATAAACCAGAACAAGGATGTTATTCACGACGACATCATATATCTGGAAGGCCAAAAAGAAAATATGGAGATAGAGATAGCTTTTCAATATACCGATAGTTTTAACGAAAATATTTTCAGCTATGCAAACAATATTCCCACTACGGAAGGCGGCACTCACGTAACCGGTTTTAAGGCGGCCATAACAAAGGTAATTAATGATTACGCGAGGAAAATTAATATGCTTAAGGACAATGACAAAAACCTTTCTGGTGAAGACGTAAGGGAAGGAATTACTGCCATTATAAATATGAAATTGACCGATCCTCAGTTTGAAGGGCAGACAAAAACGAAACTTGGAAATGCAGACGTGCGTCAGTTTGTTGAAAATCTCGTAACAGAAAAGCTACAGTACATTCTGGAGGAAAATCCTAAAACAGCCAGAATAATAGTCGAAAAATCGTTGGCTTCGTACAGAGCGAGGGAAGCTGCAAGGAAGGCAAGAGAATTGACAAAGAGAAAATCTGCAATGGAAAATTTCTCTTTACCGGGAAAACTTGCTGACTGCCAGGAAAAAGATCCAAGGCTGTGTGAATTATTTATTGTGGAGGGAGATTCAGCCGGCGGATCCGCAAAAATGGGAAGAGACAGAAGATACCAGGCAATTCTTCCGTTATGGGGAAAAATGTTGAATGTTGAAAAGTCAAGAGCGGACAAAGTTTATGGAAACGATAAATTAACTCCGATAATAACGGCATTGGGCGCCGGTTTCGGTGACGATATGGATCTGAGCAAACTGAGATACCATAAGGTTATAATAATGGCTGATGCAGATGTAGACGGTCATCACATCAGAACGCTGCTTTTAACTTTTTTCTACCGGTATATGAGACCTTTGATTGAAAACGGCCATGTTTATATTGCTCTGCCTCCTCTGTATAAAGTGAGCAAAGGAAAAGAAGAATACTATGTATATAATGATAATGAACTTGAAAAACTGCTTAAGGAAAAAGGATGGAAAAGAGGAGAAGGAAGTCTGATCATTCAAAGATTTAAAGGTTTAGGGGAAATGAATCCCGAACAGTTATGGGAAACAACAATGGATCCTAAGACAAGAAAAATGTTAAAGGTGGATCTCAATAATCCTGTTGAAGCTGAGGAAATATTTACGATACTGATGGGAGAAAAGGTGGAACCGAGAAAAGAATTTATACACCAGTATGCAAAAAAGGTTAATAATCTTGATGTATGA
- a CDS encoding IS30-like element ISCth3 family transposase, whose amino-acid sequence MAVQYKSTTTEHKFKHLSVYERGQIAALLKEGKSQRYIANKLGRSPSTISREIKRGTTMQMRTDLSTYKVYFPETGQAVYEKNRMNCGAKRKLAQVEDFLKFAEDKILREKWSPDAVVGLCRRDPKWQNSTIVCTKTLYNYIDLGLIKVRNIDLNLKLRLKSKIKRIRQNKRVVGKSIDQRPEEVQSRQTFGHWEIDTVTGKKSNDSVILTLTERKTRYELLFLLDAKDSNTVNEALSELKNCYGKDVSNVFRTITADNGSEFSRLSEMLQGLGIEAYFTHPYSSWERGTNERHNGLIRRFIPKGKAIKDFSEETIKRIQQWLNSLPRRILGYKTPEECFNEEIHNLVNKNISAIA is encoded by the coding sequence ATGGCTGTACAATATAAGTCTACCACAACTGAGCATAAGTTTAAACACTTAAGTGTTTATGAAAGAGGGCAGATTGCAGCTCTTTTAAAAGAAGGAAAGAGTCAACGTTATATTGCTAATAAACTAGGTCGCTCGCCAAGTACAATTAGCCGTGAAATTAAAAGAGGGACAACAATGCAGATGAGAACTGATTTATCGACATACAAAGTATATTTTCCTGAAACAGGGCAGGCAGTTTATGAGAAAAATCGTATGAATTGCGGAGCAAAGCGTAAATTGGCTCAAGTTGAAGATTTTCTTAAGTTTGCAGAAGATAAGATACTACGCGAAAAATGGTCTCCAGATGCAGTTGTTGGTTTATGTAGGAGAGACCCCAAGTGGCAAAATTCTACTATTGTATGTACCAAAACACTGTATAATTATATAGACCTGGGACTCATAAAAGTACGAAATATAGATTTAAATCTTAAACTACGTTTAAAATCTAAAATAAAAAGGATACGTCAAAACAAACGGGTTGTAGGGAAAAGCATTGATCAAAGGCCGGAAGAAGTACAATCACGTCAAACCTTTGGGCATTGGGAAATTGATACGGTAACAGGCAAAAAGTCTAACGATTCAGTAATTTTAACCTTAACTGAACGAAAAACCCGCTACGAGTTATTGTTTCTTTTGGACGCAAAAGACAGTAATACTGTTAACGAGGCACTTTCAGAACTTAAGAATTGTTATGGTAAGGATGTTTCAAATGTATTTCGCACTATAACGGCAGACAATGGTTCTGAATTTAGTAGACTATCCGAAATGTTACAAGGGCTAGGAATTGAAGCTTATTTCACTCATCCTTATTCCTCATGGGAGAGAGGAACTAATGAACGTCATAATGGACTTATTAGGCGTTTTATTCCTAAAGGAAAGGCTATAAAAGATTTTTCTGAAGAAACGATAAAACGGATACAACAATGGTTAAACAGCCTTCCACGAAGGATATTAGGTTACAAAACACCTGAAGAATGTTTTAATGAAGAGATACATAACCTGGTAAACAAAAATATATCAGCAATAGCCTGA
- a CDS encoding ParA family protein, which translates to MSKIIAIANQKGGVGKTTTAVNLSSCLAVKGKKVLLIDIDPQGNTTSGLGIDKSKVEKSIYDVIINETPIGETFIETKVKNLTLSPSNIQLAGAEVELVSVISRETRLKHALNDIKEDFDFIIIDCPPSLGLITINALTAADTILVPIQCEYYALEGLSQLMNTVKLVQKHLNPNLKVEGVVLTMFDARTNLSIQVVDEVKKYFGNKVYKTIIPRNVRLSEAPSYGLPIILYDSKSKGAECYMDLADEVIEYSGV; encoded by the coding sequence ATGTCAAAAATTATAGCAATCGCAAACCAGAAAGGTGGGGTAGGCAAAACCACAACTGCGGTAAATTTAAGTTCGTGTCTTGCTGTAAAAGGTAAAAAGGTACTTTTAATTGATATTGATCCGCAGGGAAATACTACAAGCGGACTTGGAATTGACAAGTCAAAAGTTGAAAAGTCAATTTACGATGTTATTATAAATGAAACTCCTATCGGGGAGACTTTTATAGAAACAAAGGTAAAAAATCTTACATTATCGCCGTCAAACATACAACTGGCAGGAGCAGAGGTTGAACTTGTATCTGTTATATCAAGAGAAACAAGGCTGAAACATGCTCTTAATGATATAAAAGAAGATTTTGACTTTATTATAATAGACTGCCCACCGTCCCTTGGGCTTATTACAATCAACGCATTAACTGCCGCTGACACAATATTGGTCCCTATTCAGTGCGAATATTACGCACTTGAAGGACTGAGTCAGTTGATGAATACGGTAAAGTTGGTCCAGAAACATTTAAATCCCAATCTGAAAGTGGAAGGCGTAGTCTTGACGATGTTTGATGCGAGGACGAATTTATCAATACAGGTAGTTGATGAAGTAAAGAAATATTTTGGAAATAAGGTTTACAAAACAATTATACCAAGAAATGTTCGGTTAAGCGAGGCGCCAAGTTATGGACTTCCTATAATTCTTTATGACAGTAAGTCAAAAGGTGCTGAATGCTATATGGATCTGGCCGATGAAGTTATTGAATATTCGGGGGTATGA
- a CDS encoding ParB/RepB/Spo0J family partition protein: MKKGLGKGLGALLDTDNILSGDSGVMELKIIDIEPNKEQPRKNFDQEKLQALAESIKQHGVVQPIIVKKQDKGYTIIAGERRWRAAKLAGLKTIPAIVKDLSSRETMEIALIENLQREDLNPIEEAEAYQKLMDEHGLTQEALSKLVGKSRAAIANSVRLLSLPDKIKDMLINEQLTPGHARALITVEDPERQIKLAEEIIEKDLSVRETEKLVNERKNEKKQKRKAAKDPTILDIEEKLKSILGTKVELRHNKNKGKIVIEYYSNDEFNRIIEFITKDVNF; the protein is encoded by the coding sequence ATGAAAAAAGGACTCGGAAAAGGATTGGGGGCTCTTTTAGACACCGATAATATATTATCGGGTGATTCCGGTGTAATGGAGTTAAAAATCATTGATATAGAACCCAATAAGGAGCAGCCGAGAAAAAATTTTGATCAGGAAAAACTTCAGGCACTGGCGGAGTCTATAAAACAGCACGGTGTCGTTCAGCCTATTATAGTAAAAAAACAGGACAAAGGATATACAATTATTGCAGGGGAAAGAAGATGGCGTGCCGCAAAACTGGCGGGATTGAAAACAATTCCTGCGATAGTTAAGGATTTATCCTCAAGGGAAACTATGGAAATAGCGCTTATAGAAAATTTGCAAAGGGAGGATTTAAATCCGATTGAAGAAGCCGAAGCTTATCAGAAATTAATGGATGAGCATGGGCTTACACAGGAGGCGTTATCAAAACTAGTCGGAAAGAGCAGAGCAGCAATAGCCAATTCTGTAAGACTATTATCATTGCCAGATAAAATAAAGGATATGCTGATTAACGAACAGTTGACGCCGGGCCATGCCAGGGCGCTTATAACGGTGGAAGATCCTGAGCGACAGATTAAACTGGCCGAGGAAATTATTGAAAAAGACTTAAGTGTGCGCGAAACCGAAAAGTTGGTGAATGAACGGAAAAATGAAAAGAAACAGAAAAGAAAGGCTGCAAAAGATCCAACTATACTTGATATTGAAGAAAAACTTAAAAGCATATTGGGAACAAAAGTGGAACTGCGTCATAACAAGAACAAAGGAAAAATCGTCATTGAATATTATTCAAATGATGAATTTAACAGGATTATAGAATTTATAACTAAAGATGTAAATTTTTAG
- a CDS encoding DUF4446 family protein has product MEKYILYASLAMSSVSVVFFLILNFRVNRMIKKYKHFMHGLGDSDVENLMISYLDNLEKLKNEVHNDVNKRIEKLENKIPGCLQHVGMVSYNAFDNVGNNMSFSVALLDENRDGFVLTGIYTRENSYVYAKEIVKGEPQRKLSSEEFEAINKAFDK; this is encoded by the coding sequence GTGGAAAAATATATTTTATATGCGTCCTTAGCCATGTCGTCAGTTTCCGTTGTTTTTTTTCTCATACTTAACTTTAGAGTTAACCGAATGATAAAAAAATACAAACATTTTATGCATGGGTTGGGAGACAGCGATGTGGAAAATCTGATGATATCATATCTTGATAATTTGGAAAAATTAAAGAATGAAGTACATAACGACGTAAATAAAAGGATTGAGAAATTGGAAAACAAGATTCCTGGGTGTTTGCAACATGTGGGAATGGTAAGTTATAATGCTTTTGATAATGTCGGCAACAATATGAGCTTTTCGGTGGCATTACTTGATGAAAACAGGGACGGATTTGTATTGACCGGCATATATACAAGGGAAAATTCCTACGTTTATGCGAAAGAGATTGTTAAGGGAGAACCACAGAGGAAATTGTCTTCTGAAGAATTCGAAGCAATTAATAAGGCTTTTGATAAATAG
- the serS gene encoding serine--tRNA ligase, producing the protein MLDINRIRNNPEEVRRALLKRMDNVDFTELLEWDKQRRQLIASNDEKKAKRNKVSDEIPRLKKEGKDISGLLSEMKLLSDDIKKADDEIKELEKKINNFLSSLPNIPADDVEPGGKENNKVIRTWGEKPVFNFKPKNHVDLATDLGLVDYERGARIGGSGYWVYTGLGAVLEWALLNYFIEEHLKDGYIFMLPPHILTYKCGYTAGQFPKFVDDVFKVEASEPSEDMHFLLPTAETALINFHRDEILNEEDLPRKYFAYTPCYRKEAGSYRAEERGMIRGHQFNKVEMFQYTTPETSEKALEELVNKAERLVQGLGLHHRVTKLAAKDCSASMGKTFDIEVWIPSMNDYKEVSSASNAYDYQARRGNIRFRRSDTGKTEFVHTLNASGLATSRIIPAILEQFQQEDGSVVVPEVLRKWVGTDVIRKPEKKI; encoded by the coding sequence ATGCTTGATATTAACAGAATAAGAAATAATCCCGAAGAAGTAAGAAGGGCATTGTTAAAAAGGATGGACAATGTTGATTTTACCGAATTGCTTGAATGGGATAAGCAAAGAAGGCAATTAATAGCATCGAACGATGAGAAAAAGGCAAAGAGAAACAAGGTATCCGATGAAATACCCCGCCTGAAAAAAGAAGGTAAGGATATTTCCGGGTTGCTTTCGGAAATGAAATTATTGTCGGATGACATAAAGAAAGCAGACGATGAAATAAAAGAACTGGAAAAGAAAATAAACAATTTTCTTTCATCTCTGCCGAACATACCCGCCGATGATGTTGAGCCGGGTGGAAAGGAAAACAATAAGGTTATAAGGACGTGGGGCGAGAAACCTGTTTTTAATTTTAAACCGAAAAATCATGTTGATCTTGCAACCGACCTTGGGCTGGTGGATTATGAGCGCGGCGCAAGGATTGGCGGCAGCGGCTACTGGGTCTATACAGGTTTGGGCGCAGTATTGGAATGGGCATTACTGAACTATTTTATTGAAGAACATTTAAAGGATGGATATATATTCATGCTGCCGCCGCATATTCTGACGTATAAATGCGGTTACACCGCCGGTCAGTTTCCCAAATTTGTTGACGATGTTTTTAAGGTAGAAGCAAGTGAGCCCAGCGAAGACATGCATTTTCTCCTTCCGACCGCCGAGACGGCGCTTATAAATTTCCACAGGGATGAAATACTAAATGAAGAAGATTTACCGAGAAAATATTTTGCTTATACTCCATGTTACAGAAAGGAAGCAGGAAGCTACCGAGCTGAAGAACGCGGAATGATCAGGGGGCATCAGTTCAATAAGGTTGAAATGTTCCAGTATACAACACCTGAGACGTCGGAAAAGGCGCTGGAGGAACTTGTTAACAAAGCGGAAAGGCTTGTTCAGGGGTTAGGACTGCACCACAGGGTTACAAAGCTCGCTGCCAAAGACTGCAGTGCTTCGATGGGGAAGACGTTTGACATAGAAGTTTGGATACCAAGTATGAATGATTACAAAGAAGTAAGCTCGGCATCGAATGCTTACGATTATCAGGCAAGACGTGGAAATATCAGGTTCAGGCGTTCAGACACGGGAAAAACGGAGTTTGTTCACACCCTTAACGCTTCGGGGCTCGCAACTAGCAGAATTATCCCGGCAATCCTTGAACAGTTTCAGCAGGAAGACGGAAGCGTTGTAGTTCCTGAAGTACTGAGAAAATGGGTTGGTACCGACGTAATCAGAAAACCTGAAAAGAAAATTTAG
- the amrA gene encoding AmmeMemoRadiSam system protein A, whose protein sequence is MPIKAAFIVPHPPIILPEIGRGEERKIQKTTDAYMEIAEKISEIRPETIIVTSPHSILYSDYFHISPGKKAKGDMRRFGVKNLTIEAMYDSEFVQALSAEAEKDDIPAGTLGERNPELDHGTFIPLYFINKFYREYKLVRIGLSGFSHLEHYRFGKVIARTVEKLGRNAVFVASGDLSHKLLSEGPYGFAKEGPVFDRQVTEAMEKADFLTFLNFDPSFCEAAAECGLRSFIIMAGALDGKEVKSKLLSYEGPFGVGYAVASFEVTGDDRTRHFDIAYEEEQRKRINEIKSGEDAYVKLARLSLETYVRTGKFAELPKDLPAEMLNRKAGVFVSIKKHGQLRGCIGTISAVTKCIAEEILRNAVSAGTEDPRFPPVTEKELDELVYSVDVLSEPEPISSMDQLDVKKYGVIVTCGYRRGLLLPDLEGIDTPEQQVEIALRKAGIRPDEPYTMQRFEVVRHH, encoded by the coding sequence ATGCCGATTAAAGCGGCCTTTATAGTTCCGCATCCTCCGATTATTTTGCCGGAGATAGGACGGGGCGAGGAAAGGAAAATTCAGAAAACTACCGATGCCTATATGGAAATAGCCGAAAAAATTTCCGAGATTCGCCCCGAAACAATAATTGTCACTTCGCCGCATTCAATTCTTTATTCCGATTATTTTCATATATCACCGGGAAAAAAGGCAAAAGGTGACATGCGCCGTTTCGGAGTTAAAAATCTGACAATCGAAGCAATGTACGACAGTGAATTTGTTCAGGCATTGTCTGCCGAAGCTGAAAAAGATGACATTCCGGCAGGGACTTTAGGAGAGCGGAACCCGGAACTTGATCATGGAACTTTCATACCGCTGTATTTTATCAATAAGTTTTACAGGGAATACAAACTTGTGCGGATTGGCCTGTCGGGATTTAGCCATTTGGAACATTACCGTTTTGGAAAAGTAATCGCAAGAACGGTTGAAAAACTTGGCCGAAATGCTGTTTTTGTGGCAAGCGGCGATTTGTCGCACAAACTTTTGAGTGAAGGACCTTACGGATTTGCGAAGGAAGGTCCTGTATTTGACAGACAGGTTACCGAGGCAATGGAAAAAGCTGATTTTCTCACATTTTTAAATTTTGATCCGTCATTTTGCGAGGCTGCTGCGGAATGCGGACTGAGATCCTTTATAATAATGGCCGGTGCACTGGACGGAAAAGAAGTAAAATCAAAACTTTTGTCTTACGAAGGTCCGTTTGGTGTGGGGTATGCCGTGGCTTCATTTGAAGTCACGGGAGATGATCGCACAAGGCATTTTGATATTGCATATGAGGAAGAACAGCGGAAAAGAATAAACGAAATTAAATCTGGCGAAGACGCTTACGTAAAACTCGCAAGACTTTCACTGGAAACTTACGTGAGAACGGGGAAATTCGCCGAGTTACCAAAGGATCTACCTGCCGAAATGCTTAATAGAAAAGCAGGTGTTTTCGTATCCATTAAAAAACATGGCCAATTACGAGGATGTATAGGAACGATAAGTGCGGTAACAAAATGTATTGCGGAGGAAATATTAAGGAATGCCGTAAGTGCCGGTACAGAAGATCCGCGATTTCCTCCTGTTACCGAAAAAGAACTTGATGAACTTGTATACAGCGTAGATGTTCTTTCTGAACCCGAACCGATCTCGTCAATGGATCAGCTTGATGTAAAGAAATATGGAGTTATTGTCACCTGTGGTTACCGCAGAGGGCTTTTGCTTCCCGACCTTGAAGGTATAGACACTCCCGAACAGCAGGTTGAGATCGCCCTCAGAAAAGCTGGTATCAGGCCTGATGAACCATACACCATGCAGCGCTTTGAGGTGGTGAGACACCATTGA
- the amrS gene encoding AmmeMemoRadiSam system radical SAM enzyme, whose product MKAVCEICPHHCSIDEGQLGFCRARTNKNGEIVCENYGKMTSIALDPIEKKPLKRFFPGSFILSVGSYGCNLKCPFCQNYEISMTCGGKISTEKVMPELLVGMAESLVSRGNIGIAYTYNEPLISYEYVMDCARLAKRKSLKNVVVTNGYICEKPLEELLPYIDAMNIDLKSFSNEFYKNIKGDLETVKNTITLAAKNCHVEVTTLIIPGENDSGEEMEELSAWLASISPEIPLHVTRFFPRYLMTEKKPTPVDKILKLADVARKNLRYVYEGNI is encoded by the coding sequence TTGAAAGCAGTCTGCGAAATTTGTCCCCACCACTGTTCCATTGATGAGGGACAATTGGGTTTTTGCAGAGCCCGTACCAACAAAAACGGAGAAATAGTGTGTGAAAATTATGGTAAGATGACTTCAATAGCTCTTGATCCAATAGAAAAAAAACCGTTAAAGCGGTTTTTTCCCGGTAGTTTTATCCTTTCGGTAGGAAGTTACGGGTGCAATTTAAAATGTCCGTTCTGCCAGAATTATGAAATATCAATGACCTGCGGGGGTAAAATCAGTACCGAAAAAGTGATGCCCGAGTTACTTGTCGGCATGGCTGAAAGCCTGGTGAGCAGAGGCAATATCGGTATTGCGTATACGTATAACGAACCACTTATCAGTTATGAGTATGTAATGGACTGCGCCAGGCTTGCAAAACGAAAAAGTTTGAAAAACGTGGTTGTTACAAACGGATATATTTGTGAAAAGCCGCTTGAAGAACTTCTTCCGTATATAGACGCAATGAATATCGACCTGAAGTCTTTTTCAAATGAATTTTACAAAAATATAAAAGGGGACCTGGAAACGGTTAAAAACACAATTACTTTAGCGGCGAAAAACTGTCATGTTGAAGTTACGACACTGATTATCCCCGGTGAAAATGACAGTGGAGAGGAAATGGAAGAGCTTTCGGCGTGGCTTGCATCAATAAGTCCGGAAATACCGCTTCATGTAACCCGTTTTTTCCCAAGATACCTTATGACGGAAAAAAAGCCTACGCCGGTTGACAAAATATTAAAGCTGGCCGACGTTGCAAGAAAGAATCTGCGTTATGTATATGAAGGCAACATCTGA
- the mutT gene encoding 8-oxo-dGTP diphosphatase MutT: protein MTKVAAAIIRKNGKILICKRGAGGNCGHLWEFPGGKQEDGETLTECLERELNEELGVKIRVKGVFDTVVYRYPDREIFFTFFNAEIEEGIPCPTVHEEIKWVTPKELTEYEFCPADIEIVKKLHEESG from the coding sequence ATGACAAAAGTGGCAGCGGCTATTATACGAAAGAATGGTAAAATTTTAATATGTAAAAGAGGTGCCGGCGGAAACTGCGGTCATCTGTGGGAATTCCCCGGCGGAAAGCAGGAAGACGGAGAAACATTAACTGAATGCCTTGAAAGGGAATTAAACGAAGAGCTTGGGGTGAAAATAAGAGTTAAAGGTGTTTTTGATACAGTTGTGTACAGATATCCCGACAGGGAAATATTCTTTACCTTTTTTAATGCCGAAATTGAAGAGGGGATACCTTGTCCGACGGTCCATGAGGAAATAAAATGGGTTACTCCGAAAGAACTTACAGAATATGAGTTTTGCCCGGCAGATATAGAAATAGTAAAAAAGCTTCATGAGGAAAGCGGGTAA
- a CDS encoding secondary thiamine-phosphate synthase enzyme YjbQ has product MVFKYSIRTGAEGFYNITSQVSEAVAKSGINNGVCVVFCPHTTAGLTINENADPDVKSDMLLALNRLVPHLADFRHFEGNSPAHVKASLMGSSVTVIVENRRLLLGTWQGIYFCEFDGPRNRNFYVKVLEG; this is encoded by the coding sequence GTGGTGTTTAAATACAGCATCAGAACCGGAGCTGAAGGTTTTTACAATATAACATCCCAGGTAAGCGAAGCAGTTGCGAAAAGCGGTATAAATAATGGGGTATGCGTGGTTTTTTGCCCACATACAACCGCAGGTCTTACCATTAATGAAAATGCCGATCCCGATGTTAAATCCGATATGCTTTTGGCTCTAAACAGATTGGTACCTCACCTTGCTGATTTCAGGCATTTTGAAGGCAATTCGCCTGCTCATGTAAAAGCAAGTCTTATGGGAAGCAGTGTTACGGTTATTGTTGAAAACCGCAGGCTTCTTCTCGGAACATGGCAGGGAATATATTTCTGCGAATTTGACGGGCCAAGAAACAGGAATTTTTACGTAAAAGTCCTTGAAGGGTAA
- the sfsA gene encoding DNA/RNA nuclease SfsA, which yields MQYSNICEGKFIKRLNRFSAEVMIEGKKTICHVKNTGRLKELLIEGATVYLEKSGNSMRKTGYSLISVKKGKSIVNIDSQAPNAVFYEALAEKKLILPGFDEIGQIKRESTYGASRFDFYIENTVRKAYIEVKGVTLENDGIAKFPDAPTLRGVKHVYELVKAKEAGFDAYIIFIIQMNNIRYFTPNDETHLEFGEALRYAKKNGVCVKAFECDVKPDFIEINGRECRVLL from the coding sequence CTGCAGTACTCAAATATTTGCGAGGGGAAATTCATAAAAAGGCTGAACCGGTTTTCGGCTGAGGTCATGATTGAAGGAAAAAAAACAATATGCCACGTTAAAAATACCGGAAGGCTGAAAGAACTGCTTATTGAAGGGGCTACGGTTTACCTTGAAAAAAGCGGCAATTCAATGAGAAAGACGGGATACTCGCTGATATCGGTTAAAAAAGGGAAAAGTATTGTAAATATTGATTCGCAGGCTCCCAACGCAGTGTTTTATGAAGCTTTGGCTGAGAAAAAGTTAATCCTTCCGGGATTTGACGAAATCGGCCAAATAAAACGGGAAAGTACATATGGTGCGTCAAGGTTTGATTTTTATATTGAAAATACAGTCCGTAAAGCTTACATTGAGGTAAAGGGTGTAACACTTGAAAATGACGGCATTGCAAAATTTCCTGACGCGCCTACCTTGAGGGGAGTAAAACACGTATATGAGCTGGTTAAGGCAAAAGAGGCCGGTTTTGACGCATATATAATTTTTATTATTCAGATGAATAATATAAGATACTTTACACCAAATGACGAAACCCACCTGGAATTCGGAGAAGCTCTTAGGTATGCAAAAAAAAACGGTGTTTGCGTTAAGGCCTTTGAATGCGACGTGAAGCCGGATTTTATTGAAATCAACGGAAGGGAATGCAGGGTTTTGCTGTAG